In Siniperca chuatsi isolate FFG_IHB_CAS linkage group LG24, ASM2008510v1, whole genome shotgun sequence, the DNA window ATTGTATAATTTTTGGATATTTGGAAGTTTTAtaaactggtgtgtgtgtgtgtgtgcataaagtATACTGTAGctcaaaacatactgtacagtagcaTGCATTTCAGAGATAACTGAGTTAATAGCAATTCCATTtctgatttagttttttgttgttgttttgtgttgttggtttattgttcatttgtattattctattcattcattcatttagataTTACAAAGTTCAAACTGTGcaatgcacaaacaaaaaacatgtacaaTTTTGACTAAACATTATACCTTtaaattttgtatattttcagaGGCAAGGCCAGGGGTGTAGAAAGTATTCAGGTtgtttactgaagtaaaagtactgcatcaacttttacttgagtaaaatactTGGGTATtataagcaaaatgtacttaaagtatccaaagtaaaagtactcaatgtaGAAAACTGGTCCCTTTGActtacaattatttattatattattggattattatcacTAATGCATTTGGTATATCAAATATCCTGATTCCCTACACCGTGAGTATAACTCCAGATAATGTGTCTAATTAAGGACAACATGGGGACTGCAGGATGAAGGTGTTGCTTGGACACCTTCATGCTACCTCTCAATACATGTATCCAGGGAGGACTAGTCTGCAGAAAGCTAGGAATCTTACATGGAAGAATGCTTTCAACATTCTCCTCTCTTGACGGGCTTTTGAAAATCCACGGCCACTGGGCTTTGCTTTACTAGATGAATGGGAGAATGTGAAAATTAGGCTCTCATGccgagcagcacagcagctggcTGAACATGAGTGATATCTGAACAAGATGGATCATCTCATATTCATGagcatcatttttaaaatccataGTTATTGAGTCCTAGGACTCATGATCCCTGCTAGACTGATGGGTGTTTCCTACacccaaaatatgtaaaaaactTGAAGGCAGTAAGTCAGTAGAGTGCAATCCTCCAGCTCGCAGTGCTGCAGCATCTGTCATGGTTTGCCTTGATTTTCCCGGAAAATGGAATGTGAACGCAATGTGCTGGTTAGCAGCCAAGTTAGAAGGAATCTTTGAATGTCAGATTTCTCCATGAGCAGTTGccaacaaacagacagacaggtaaaacACAATATCCTTACAACATTGTGGGTAATAAATAAAGCTAATAGACACATAATTACCAtttttatgttcagtttttgcatgtgtttgatgCTTTTTCACCTCACTTTAGTTAGTTTTTTACTGAAGCAGCTCAAGCCTCTGTTTGAAAATATGTGCTGCACCAGCGACAGGGTCTCGACCATTTTTCTTTCAGTAGCATCTCTTTCAAAATCCCCGTGTCAACACATTCAGTCTTCCTTTGAATGTTTCAGAGCCTCGAGAGCCAGCTGAGACAGAGCAAACATAATGGGCACACAGTTGGCCCTTATCAGGCTGGCGCAGACTGAGATCCACCATGTTTCTCGATCGTAACAACAACCTGTTCGTTCCACATGGGCCATTTCCGCCAGCTTAAGCTCCCTCTCCTACTGTACTGCTCAGTGGTGTTACATTCAGCTCAGAGTCCTGCGGGACGGCTGCAGTCTGCTTCCATGTTAAAAGGCTGTTTACACACATCTCTGAAGTAAACAAATGGGATTGGGACTCCGACTGCAAATTAAAATCTTTTCTTCATGAAAGTAACAGCCTAATAGGGAAGAAAATGGTCCGAGAGGAATAACCATTGCCAGGACATGACCTTGTTTGTTGCACAAACATATTCCTAATTATCAAGAATTGAACACAGCAGATAACCTATGTAGTGCTTTGTAAAATCTTTTGTATCTTTACAATGATGCAAAGTTTTACTCCCCaatcactgaaataaaatgacCACCCAGATGCAGTCACTTCATATCACCCAAATCCATTCTCATTGGCATATGTAGACCTTGATTaatgcattttgtttcattttgtctctCTTCGTCTTCTGTGCTTTAGCTCAAGTGCTTCCATCAGTGTCTGGCTGCAACAAGGGTTTCTACGAGAGGATGATCAATGATCTCTGCCTAGCTAAGTTCAAATTCGACATGGGAGGACTGGACCGAGGCCTGTGGTGCAGCTGGCCGGACACTATGGAGTGAGTTCACCTACTGGGTTGTGGAAAAAGAGTGGGCAAAGCCATAAAGACAGGATaacaaaaaaactgcaacaaaaaataaaatcacttgtCCCTCCTCTCGTACAGTTTAGTCAGAGATCAAGGAATTGACCATTTATGGCAAAAGGATAGAGTTGGATTTGGTGGAAATGGCTCTTTTCTTTGAGGGAACTCTGAAAGAATAAAGATTTTGTTGGAAAAACTCATATGAATGAGCCAGTGAAGCATGACGTGCCAATCAGCTAATGCCAGCGCGACTTCAGGGCTCTGCCTGCACTAATACTATGCTTCATTTGATTCCTGttcaaaacatgtaaatatagATTGTCAGAGAACCAAATCTTGAACCttaatatgtaatttttttcaggCATTATATCAGTCTCATCCACCTCTATGTTTTTTGCGTTTattgtgaacacactgtaaaacgCTGACCATTAATACCTTTGCAGGTGCACTGACAGGCTGGTATTTTTGTTAGAGCTGTATTGGAAGCATAGAGGCGACCATCACTGTGCATCAATCGAGTTACACATTCAATGTCACACCTATTTTGCACTGCACAGTATACTTATTAGCAATAATATTACATACAGGCATCAGTTTAGGCAAACAATCAAAGAGTTACTATTTAATAGGAGAAATATTGGCATCTTTTACCTGTGTTAGCTTTTTTTTGCAAATGgtatataatatactattaATGGACTGAATAATTATGATAATTGCAAAAGGAAGTTAATGAGagtgcatactgtacatattgtcTCCATATTTAACTCAGTCTACCTGTCTTTCCTTTGGTAACATAGATCTTAGCCATGTTCTGAACTTCATATAAATGCATTACATGCAGCACATAGCATCAcatcaaatgttttttcccATTCTTCCTATAGGACTAGTGGTTTGTGGAGGAATGATGTTTGCCTTGACTTATGCTGCCCACAATATGCTGCTCTGACTGTAGTTCATTCTCTAATAAAACATCTTCAACCTGCCTTCCTGGCTGTTTGCCTTATGGCCATCACCATTTCCAGTCTGTGTTTCCACTCACTTGGTCCCGGCCTTTTACTGTATCTGTCGCacactatatgtgtgtgtgtgtgtgtgtgtgtgtgtgtgtcaaacggTGTCTCTGAGCAGTCCTTTTCCAAACACTGGCAGTCAGAGGATGAGTCAGACAGGAGGGTGAAAGGAGCTGGGAGGCCCACAGGAGAAGCTACTGTCAAAACTGTGATTTCCCTCCTAGCTCACTGTCCTCTCTTGGTCCAGCTTGTAATTGGTGGTGGTGctctttatgtatgtgtgttgtatgtgtctGAGTGTGCAGTTGCAACTCATCATAAAAGATCTGTACAGGCACATAGAGGGTTTGCAGATGTGTCACAAAACCTCTAGCAACAATGTCTGACGCCATCATTGAGGTCCACTGGAGAGCTGTGTGTGGGTGCACACTAATTTAGagatttccaaaataaaagtctaaTAAGGTGGATTTGTTTCTGAACAGAGGTACGATGTAACACAATGGGCTTAAAGCAAGACAGCGTAACTTTGTGCAGAAGAAATTAAACTATCTTCCTccaacaaatgaaaagatgaattCATAAGTAATAAAATACACCCTTTATCAATTCAGTACACTCACGGGTTTTGCTCGCTTACTTGGTCTGGTCTGGTATGACCTgttagcttatggtggctaatgttagctaaagtTCCATCATTCTATACTTGCCACTTTTGGCTGCtattcaaaaaatgtttagaATTTCACTTTGTCTTTAGCTGATAACCCGACAGTCTCGATAAATCACCGCATAATATATGAAGGATAATGATAATTAGTTGAGTGTTTTTTCAAAAACCACACATCTGTGAAGCTAAACACCTTCCAATCCATggagtgcttttttttttggtacatacttttatacttttccCTTTTAAAATTTCTGCACTTGTCAGCAATGAAATTTTACTGTAGATATGTAGAGACAAGCTACATTGCCATTCAGGTGAGAGCCAAACATAACATACACAGTGATAAATTTAGACATGCCAATTCTAAGTATCACTAAATGCCATCCAGCACCACAAATCAGTTCCAAGTTCATCAGAGACCAAACCACTTTGTCTGCCAGgtggaagaaaaaaaggtcTAATTATTTATGAAACTGAAATGGTTTGTCCTTGAAAGGGAATCTAAAGGCTTCCACAGGCATGCATCCCAAAGTAGTTTAGCTCCACTGCATTGTTACAGGAGGTTCATCAgataaagatattttatttatttaattatattcatttaaattagGCTCAAGTGAGGCTAATTACAAATTATTGGGGCAAATATACAGTGGAAGTGTGTCCCATCTACAGCTTTACTGTACGTGCGGGACAAGTTTTAGACAAAATATggttcattttgttatttttgacttATTCAACGCTATTTTCAACTGTATCTCAACTGAATACATCACACAGCATCTTAGCCGCAGTCATCtatagaatcagaatcagaaatactttattgatagaTGAGCCCAAGTCCTCTTCCCCACAATTTCTAGATCTATCGCTTCTCTCAGAGACTCTGATACTGCTCTGTACACTAGTTACTTTGCTGACCATGTACTTCTTTCTCCAAGAGAAAATCAACAATCCCTGTGGGTTCACAACTGGGGAAAAACTCTAACACAGGGGATAGCTCAAAAACTGGAAGCCAGGCATGctaacctttttttgtttggtttgtggaAGTGATCTCTGATGATCAAAGTTTCTAGTGACCTATCTTTATTTGCTCATGTTGCTGTATGTGTTTTCTAGAATAATGCATATGAACCTCTGTTGAAGGATTTTCTAGCAACACAAGTTCTGTCTAATCAACACTTGAGATTTTAttgccaaaatgtatttttgcagattaataaaatattatatcatCGAATTTATTAGTCACCAGAACTGTTAATTGGGAATGTGTTTGTGGACGCACACGCTTGTGTTTGAGTGTATGTGCAtcactgtgtgtgggtgtaaatactgtgtgtgtttgcagcttcACTCCAAACTCTTAAGACTTGCTTGTTAGTTTGAAAACAAGTAAATCTGTTAAAAAGATAACGCCATTCTCACACTGCATTGCTCAGAGCTATAAAAAcactccagtctctcctgactCTTCTCTTATCTTAAGACCAAAACACTTTCACTGAGTGGTAGCTTAACACACATATTTGTATTAACATGCTTGTGTGAATCTCTTAACCCTAACCTTGAACCTTCACCCAAACTGAGTCCAAATCTTAATCATGACCACAAGCATGAGTCTTAATCCTAAACTATCATTAACTTTAACCCCTACCTCTAAACCTAATCCAGACCTAAGTCTTAGCTGCAACACCAGCTCCTGAAACAGCTTCTGGTGGTGATACTCGGCTCCTAGAAGCATTAAATTGCAGGGGGAAATCCATCAACACTTTGAAATACAAGCACAaagacatacacatgcacaaacacacgtgcacacacacacacacacacacacacacacacacagttccacTACATACCAACTTACAATCAATGGGCAGTTAGTCATATACAACATAATGTTTTGCTAGAGTacatgtacttgtacttgcaataatgttttattacatCTGTAGGTCCATGAAAAAAgtcctaattctgctctacatcataattttaattaattttagaCCATTCTTATCTGAGATGGATTACCATTGCCCAGGGGCCCCAGTCCATCGGGCCCCAAAGACCCCCCAGATTGTGTTAATTTTACGAAGCGATTCATGAGTCCTGCATCTTTTAattgtgtcaaaatctagtacCTTAATACCTTTAATACATGCTTACATGGTGAATTTTctcaaataaatatgtttaacTCATAACAAAATTAACTCCAACTAATGAACCTATAGTTAAATTAAGTAGGGGAACACAGGGAGCTAAATATGGGCCCACAGCTCACTTCTTGCAGCCTTGCTTCATTATGAAGTGTTGAGCGAGTTGTGGCCCTTATAGAAAATACAACATGTCATGTTGCTGCAAGGGAAATGACACACTAAACAATAAATTGCACCCATCACAAAAAGTAATTTACGATGAAGATTGAAGTTGGGTGGACTTTCCTTTAAGGGGCTTTCTGACCACTTGCCCACTCAGCTTCCAGCTATGCAGTTAAACACAGTGGCCATCCGGAACAGAATCTCTCCTGGTATGGGGCAATGCTGTACTGATGTCACTACCCTGTTGGTATGCATCTCCATTTCCCCTGCCCTCTACCACCTAGCAGTTATATTTAGCTGTGTTAAGCCTGCTGGTAATTCTAGACACtcctttgcctttttttcctaCGAACAGGAATCCCTACTCCGGTCCCACTCTGAAAGGACGTTTCAAAGACACTACGAGATACTATTTTAATCTGAAGAGTGTATTTCTAAAATTCTGTGTCTCAGAATGGATACAGAAGGAATTACTTTAAGTTCATCGTGGAAATATGGGTTCATGACACTAGATGTTTGTCTTTGATAGTTCTGCATTTGATAATTGGATCAAGTTGTTCCTTAAGGTAGatttgactgtgtgttgttGCCCTCTGCAGAATCTACGAGGGGCTAACAAACTGCACCTACCAGGTGGCCTTGAGGATGGACTGCTTCTGGCCAAATCAGATAGTCGACCGCTTCTTCATGCAGATTCACCGGATCTACTTCCACAACTGCGCTCTGACTGGCCGGCTACTCCACGACCCACCGTCCAGCATCCTCGCCCCGTTCATCGCAGTGCCAGTACTGGTCACCCTGCTCATGACTGCCCTAGTGGTGTGGAGGAGTAAACGCACAGAAGGGGTTTTATAGAGACTATGGCTTCTGGATTTGGGCTCAAGGCTTGTAAATACATATGGACtcctgacagacagagactgaGCATGTGATAAAGGATTTTTAGGTGATTTTTGAATAATGTGTTGAGTTGATACACTTACTTATTATCTTGAAATAGtattatttgaatattaacATGAATATGAGTGTGTGGACGGTGCAGTGAAACAAGTGCATGTCATACTGTGACTGCAGCATAGGTTGACCATAATGCAATACTATCTAATAAATGCTGATTTGGTATATAAATGTTGTAAAAGATCGCATTGATCAGTGCAGTCCTTTTTAGTGAATAACATCACCAATATGAGTGTGTCAAAGTTTGGCAGTGGAAAGTAAAACAGTCTTTGAGATTCTGGGGATTTGGAGGCCATGCATGTTAATTACCATCTGTTCTCATGGCCCTAAACAATCTGTGAGCACATAAATAAGGTAGAGAGGAGGACACTCAGGGAGACGCTGATAACTTGGACAAATGATTGTTATAAATTGGGAAGAGAggtgaagaaagagaggaaagggaagCATAAAATGGAGGACAGATGAttaaagaagagaaggaaagaaggagtTTTGGACAGAGAGGTCTTTTATCATGTAGAAGAGTCAAATCACTGTTTTTACTCCAATATCTGTTTCCCATCTTCTTATGGAGGAGATTAGCAATTGAATTATGTTCAAATACACCAAATGTCCCTGATTAAATCAAAGACAACTAAATCTGTTAATGTGAGAGACTGATGGCTTGTTTTTAGTGCAGTTTACTTCAATATGGACATTCTGGAAGCAAGTGGAATAGTAAgttaatttaagaaaaatacaattttaagacTGTACATAAGGCTCAAAGTGGACTTCAATTAGACACTCAATAGAGGGCTCCATCTAGTGTTCACTCTGCAGGGCTCTGTTTCACAGAGGTCAATATTTCTAAGCCTAGAGTTGTTTTAGCAGTAGGTTCATTACATAATTGTTTCatatttacttaagtagaaaattcaaaatatatatatatttaaaaataacatttgcttgttttaaaAGGATACGGATCCAACTTTTTATTTCTAGTGATTCTCAGCATAAGAGGAGTAGCAACACTAGATTTGTATGGATAGAATAGATACACCTGGCTTTCCAGGTTTGCGTCACATTCTGATGAAACCTACAGCTGTGGTTTCCAGCCTGG includes these proteins:
- the LOC122872381 gene encoding receptor activity-modifying protein 1-like gives rise to the protein MALESTSLLKAGLVLLMAAQVLPSVSGCNKGFYERMINDLCLAKFKFDMGGLDRGLWCSWPDTMEIYEGLTNCTYQVALRMDCFWPNQIVDRFFMQIHRIYFHNCALTGRLLHDPPSSILAPFIAVPVLVTLLMTALVVWRSKRTEGVL